One genomic region from Serinus canaria isolate serCan28SL12 chromosome 7, serCan2020, whole genome shotgun sequence encodes:
- the LOC103814531 gene encoding baculoviral IAP repeat-containing protein 5.1-like — METLLQELTSASKLLTDFKEMYEYETRLKTFTKWPFQENCKCTPENMAKAGFIHCPSANEPDVAKCFFCLLELVGWEPNDDPWEEHTKRHTCEFLSLPKHFDELTMEEYYMLEMTRLRTVICKVGSRTINSFQEEVAATRQRLVNYFGSRPSLPAPPPLGAEPAAQQPGGSAAAQKEPGTSEL; from the exons ATGGAGACACTGCTGCAAGAGCTCACCTCGGCTTCCAAGCTCTTAACAGACTTTAAGGAGATGTATGAGTATGAGACACGTTTAAAAACCTTCACCAAGTGGCCCTTCCAGGAAAACTGCAAGTGCACTCCAGAGAAT ATGGCAAAGGCTGGCTTCATCCACTGTCCAAGTGCAAATGAACCAGATGTGGCAAAgtgtttcttttgcttgttAGAACTGGTGGGCTGGGAACCCAATGATGACCCATG GGAGGAGCACACCAAACGTCACACCTGTGAGTTTTTATCCCTTCCCAAGCACTTTGATGAGCTGACAATGGAGGAGTACTACATGCTGGAGATGACACGGCTGAGGACCGTCATT TGCAAGGTTGGCAGCCGCACGATAAACTCTTTCCAAGAAGAAGTCGCTGCGACGAGGCAGAGGCTCGTGAATTACTTTGGCTCCAGACCCTCGctcccggcgccgccgcccctcggggctgagcctgcagcccagcagccaggaggctCCGCTGCCGCCCAAAAGGAGCCCGGGACAAGTGAGCTGTGA